AGCCCGTCGTTCCCGCACGAATCGACGGCGGAGCAGTTCTTCAGCGAGGAGCAGTTCGAGGCCTACCGCGCGCTCGGCTACCACATCGGTCGGCGGGTGTTCGAGGGCGCCGCTGCGGCGACGAGCGGTGCGGCGCTGGCTGCGGCGCTGTCGACGGTCGGGACAGGGGAGGTGGACGCGTGACGGCCCCGCGTCGCCGCTCGAACCCCACGGCCATCGCGATGACCGCCGCCGCCCTGCTCGCGGCGGCGACCGCCTGCCGCGCGGAGGCGCCGACGCCTGCCGCAGAGCCGGCGGTCCGCGAGGCGGGGCCGGGCACGGCGGCGCCGACATCGGCCGCCACAACACCAGCCATGCCGTCCGCCCAGCAAGGCCTGACCGGCGAAGAGATCCGGACGCTCTACCACCTCGACCAGGGCGGCGAGCTCTTCCCGCTGGCCTGGCTGCTGGCGCTCGAGGACGAGGACGGCCGGCCGTTCGTCGAGACGCTCGACCGATATGGCTTCCTGCCCGACCCGAACGGGCCGCACGGCCTGCCCGTGGGCATGACGGTCAGCCACGAAGCCAGCCAGCTGACGGTCATTCCGATGGTCGGGATGACGTGCGCGGCCTGCCACGTCGGCGAGTGGCACCGCGACGGCCAGGCGGTGCGCGTGATCGGCGGGCCGAACCTGGCGGATCAGAAGGGCTTCTTCACTGCGTTGGCGAAGGCGGCCGAGCGCTCGGTGGAGCACCCGGCCCGGCTCTACGAGGACCTCCAGCAGCAGGCGCGCGACGAGACGCTCTCTGCCGCGCTGATCGAGCGCCACCCCGAGGCCCACAAGGTGCTGACGCAGTGCACGACGCTCGAGAAGATCGGCGCCGCGGGCGCGTTCGGCCGGCAGCTCCGCGCGCACCTCGACCGGCTGCACGGCGCCGAGGCCGACGACGTGGACGCGCTGCCGAACTATGCGAACGCGCCGACGGCCGAGCCCGTCGACCGCGGCGACACCGCGGCGCTCGTGAAGGCCGACGACGGCGGCGCCGAGCTGGGCGACGGCTGCCCGCTCGAGGACGAGGCGACGCGCGCCGTGGCCGTCCACCAGATGATCGACCACTTCATGGAGACAATGCGCCTGATCGAGGGCCGCATCCTGTTCCTGCAGAGGATCGTCCTCCTCGTCCACCTGCCCCAGACCGACTTCGGCCCCGGCCGCGCCGACGACTGGGACGTCGCCCGCGCGCAGCTGTTCGACGAGCGCTGGGCGCTGCCGCTCACCTCCCCGCTCAGCTTCCCGCCGACGTGGAACCTGGACGACATCCCGTGGCTGCACTACGACAACAACACGAACTCGATCATGCAGCGCAACTACGGCCAGGCGTTCGGCACGGGCGCGCCGTTCGAACTGAAGGCGTACGGCAGCACCGTCGACCCGCGCCAGCTCCGGCTGGCCGAGGACCTGGCGCGCGAGATCACGCCGCCCGAGTGGCCCGCCGACGTGTTCGGGCCGATCGACGCGGACTTGGCGGCCAAGGGCGAGCCGATCTTCCGCGCGACGTGCGCCACGTGCCACGAGGGCGACGGGCCGGGCTCGTCGCCGGGCGACAAACAGTACGCGCTCGACGTCATCGGAACCGATCCGGAGCGCCTCACGACGTTCGGCACGCCGCTGGACGGCCAGCCGTTCGCCGACGTCTTCCCGCCGGCGCTCGACCAGTTCATGGACTGGTCGATGGCCAACGAGGGGATCGACGAGGCCGATGCCAAGCGGCTCATCGGCCCCGCGCCGGAGTGGCGCGAGACGAACAAGTACGGCACCCGCGCCCTCCACGGCAGCTGGGCCACGGCGCCCTACCTCCACAACGGCAGCGTGCCGACGCTCTACGACCTGCTGAGGCCCGCCGCCGAGCGGCCGATGTCGTTCCCGATCGGCAGCCGGGAGTACGACGTCGTCAAGCTCGGGCTGACGATCGAGGGCGTGGACGGGTGGATGTTCAACGTCGCGAAGGACGGGGCGCCGATCGCCGGCAACTCGAACGCGGGGCATGAGGGGGCGGCGTTTGGGACGGAGTTGAGCGAGGAGGAGCGGATGGCGTTGTTGGAGTTCCTCAAGGGGTACTGATCCGCGGGAGTGTCAGCGGCAATTCCTTGGTCTGCCCCACAGAATCAGGATGGGGTAAGTTGACCTGTCCGTGTCCGCGAGTCGAGGCGTCAGCCCTCACCCGCCCCGATATGCCGCCCATGCCAGCATCGCCCAGCCGGCGATGAACAGCAGCCCGCCGATGGGCGTGACCGCCCCCAACCAGCGCTGCCCGGTCAGGGCAAGCAGATACAGGCTTCCGGAGAAGACGAGGGTCCCGCCCAGGAACAGCCAGCCGGCGGTTTGCGCCGTCTGCGCCTGTGGCCAGCGGTCGACCGCCCAGGCCGCGGCGATCAGGGCGAGCGCGTGGTACATGTGATAGCGGGCGCCGGTCTCGAACGTCGCCAGGAGTTCCGTGCTGACCCGATCGCGCAGGCCATGCGCCCCGAAGGCGCCAACGAGGACGGCGAGCATGGCGGAGAGGCTGCCGAGGAGGAAGAAGGTGCGGGGCATGGTCGTCCTCAAGTCAACGGGTGAGCGCGGTGGGTGGTCGCTCCGATGAACCCAGCACGCGAGGGGTCGCCGACCAAGTGTCCAGGACCGGCCCGGTCGTCGCAACATCACGAGGCCTGAACTGCAATCGCCGGTTTGGATGCGAGGTCGTGTCATGCCACGACCCCACCGAGCATCGCCGGATTGCGGCCGTAGCCGGCTTCAGCCGGCGTCGTTATTGTAGCTCGGCGATTCATCGCCGGGCGATCGGTCGGCGGCTTGTTTACCGGCCGGCAAACCCTGACATGTCGCCCATGATGCGCCGCGACTGTTGTCCCTTGCCTTCACCTGCATTGAAGTGTACCGTGCCGCCAGTCGCCGTTGCCTCCCGCGTCCGCGCCAACCCACGCCCATGACCTGCCCAACCTGCCACCACGACAACCCCGCCGGCGCCCGCTTCTGCTCGATGTGCGGCTGCGCGCTGGCCCCCCGCTGCCCGTCGTGCGGCGCCGAGGCCGCTGTCGGCGCGCGGTTCTGCGGCGCGTGCGGCACCGCGCTCGCCGGCTCACCGTCGCCCGGCGGCGACGCCGCTCCGCCGAGCGCGACCGGTGGCCCGGTCGCCCCCGCGCCGCGCCCGCCCGCCCCGCGCACGTCGCCGGCTGCGCCATCCGCTTCCGCCCCGACCGCCAGCGCGGCCGAGCTGCGCCAGCTCACCGTCCTGTTCTGCGACCTCGTCGGTTCGACGGCGCTGTCCGAGCAGCTCGACCCTGAGGCGCTGCGCGACGTCCTGCGCGACTACCAGTCCGTCGCCGGCCGCGTCGTGGCGCGCTACGAGGGCCACCTGGCCAAGTACCTCGGCGACGGGCTGCTGGCCTATTTCGGCTACCCGACGGCGCACGAGGACGACGCCCAGCGCGCGGTCCGCGCCGGCTTGGCGATCCTCGAGGGCCTCGACCCGCTGCGCGAGCGGATGCTGCGCGAGCACGGGGCGGAGCTGCACGCCCGCATCGGCATCCACACCGGCCCGGTGGTGGCCGGCGACATGGGCGCCGACGACGCGCACGAGTCCAAGGCCGTCGTCGGCCGGACGCCCAACCTGGCGGCGCGGCTGCAGGAGCGCGCGGCGCACGACACCGTCATCATCAGCGCCGACACGTTCCGGTTGGTGCAGGGCTACTTCGAGACCGTTCCGCTCGGCAGCCACGCCCTCAAGGGCATCGCCGAGCCGGTGGACCTCTTCCACGTCCGCAGCGAGAGCGGCGCGCGCAACCGCCTGGAGGCGGCCGCGGCCGGCGAGCGGACGCCGATGGTCGGCCGCGAGCCCGAGATCGGCTTGCTTGCCGGGCGCTGGGATGCCGTCCTCGACGGGCAGGGCCAGGCGGTGCTCGTCGTCGGCGAGGCCGGGATCGGCAAGTCGCGGATCGTCCAGGCCATCAAGGAAGTCGTCGCCGCCGATCCCTCGGCCTGGCTGACGGAGTGCTTCTGCTCGCCGTACCACACGCAGAGCGCACTGTACCCCGTCATCGACCTCTTCACCCGCGTGATCTTCGGCTTCGGGCGCGGTGACGACGCCGCCGTCCGCCTGACGAAGATCGAGGGCTTCATCGCCCAATACGGACTCGCCCCCGAGCCGAACGTGCCGCTTCTGGCCGACCTGCTGTCCGTCGGCTACGACGGCCGGTACCCGCCGCTGGCGGTCGCGCCCGAGCGGCACAAGCAGCTCACGCTGCAGCTGATGGTCGATCTGCTCCTCCGGCGCGCCGCCGTCCAACCGCTCCTGCTCGTGCACGAGGACCTCCACTGGGCCGACCCGACGACGCTCGAGATGCTCGAGATGCTCGTCGGCGCGGCCGCCGACGCGCGGATCATGCTGCTCATGACGTCGCGCCCCGGTCACGACATCGCCGTCGCGCGCCGGTCCGAGGTGGCCCAGCTCACGCTCAGCCGCCTGAGCGACGGCCAGACGTCGCGCGTCGCGGCCCGGATCAGCGGCGGGCTTGAGCTGCCGGCCGAGGTCATGGCGCAGATCGTGGCCAAGACGGACGGGGTGCCGCTCTACATCGAAGAGCTGACGAAGATGGTCATCGAGGCCGGCCTCGTCGTGGAGAAGGGCGGCCGCTACGTGGCGGTCGGGCCGATCGGCGCGCTGGCGATCCCGGCCACACTCCAGGACTCGCTCGTCGCCCGTCTCGACCGCCTGTCGACCGAGAAGCTGATCGCCCAGGTGGGGGCGACGATCGGGCGCGACTTCAGCTACGACGTCATCGCCGCCGCCGCGCCGTGCGACACGCCGACGCTGCACGCCGGCCTGGAGCGCCTCGTCGGGGCGCAGCTCGTCTTCCAGCGCGGCACGCCGCCGGACGCGCGTTACGTCTTCAAGCACGCGTTGGTGCAGGACGCCGCGTACGGCTCGATGCTCACGGGCGTTCGCCGCCAGCACCACGCCCGCATCGCGGACGCCTACATCGAGCGCTTTCCCGAGGTCGCCGAGACGCAGCCCGAACTCGTGGCCCATCACCTCACGGAGGCGGGCGATCCGGTGCACGCGATGAGCTACTGGCAGCAGGCCGGCATGCGCGCCCTCGCCCGAGCGGCGGCGCGTGAGGCCGTGGCGCACCTGAACAAGGCGCTGGAGGAACTGGCGAAGTGGCCTGCGGGCACCGAGCACACGGCGCACGACCTGGCGCTGAACGCCGCCCTCGGGCAGGCGTACCTGATCTTCGAGGGGTACTCGTCGCCCAACGTCGAGCGCCACCTGTCCATCGCCCGCGATCTGTGCGAGCAGCTCGGCCACCCGCCGGTGACCGGCCCGGTCACGTGGGGCCTGTGGGCGTGCTACCTGGTGCGGGGTGATTACGCCCGGACGCGGACGCTGTCCGACGAGTTCCGGGCGGCGTGCGAACGCGTCGGCGACGACGACGGGCTCGTCGAGGCCTACATGATGTCCGGCATCGACCGCTACTACGTGGGCGAAGCCGAGGGTGCGTCGGAGTTCTTCGAGCGCTGCGCCGAAGCGTACGACCCGGCACGGCACAGCGGCCGGATCCTGGAGTACGGCAACGACTCCGGCATGGCCGGGCGGGCCTATCACAGCCTGCTGCTGTGGTGGCAGGGCCGGCCCATCGAGGCGCTGCGGGTATGCGAGGAAGGGCTGGCGATGGCGCGCGCCGTCGGCCACCCCTACATGATCGGCTTCAACCTCACCTTCGCCGCCCGCCTACACCAGATGCGCCACGACCTGCCGTCGCTCTTCGCGGCCGCCGACGAGTGCATCGCCATCGCCGTCGAGCGCGGCTTCCCGATCTGGGAAGGCTACTGCCGCATCGTCCGCGGCTGGGCGCGCGTCGTGCAAGGCGACGCCGACGAGGGCCTGGCCGAGCTGGGCGCCGGCGTCGACATCTGGCGCGCGATCGGCGCGCGCCTCTGGCTCCCGTACTTCCTCGGCCTCCTGGCCGACGCCTGCCGCTTGGCCGGCCGCTTCGACGATGGGCTCGCCGCCGTGGCCGAGGCGCAGGCCGTGGCCGCGGCAACGGGGGAGCGGATCGACGACGCGCGGCTGCTGGAGTTGCGGGGGGCGTTGCGGGTGGCGAAGGGTGGGGGCGAGGGGGATGTCGACGGCGGCGAGATCGCGGCCGGCGAGGTGGATCTGCGTGATGCGTTGGCGATGGCGCAGGCCATGGGGGCGGTGAGTTGGGGGCTGCAGGCGGCGCGGTCGTTGGCGGGGCATTTGGGGGCGACGGGGCGGGGGGGGGAGGGGGCGGCGGTGCTTGGGGCGGCGCTTGGGGCGTATGGGGAGGGGGGGGACGAGGTGGATCAGGTGGGGGGGAGGGCGGAGTTGGGGGTACTCGTTGGCGTCGAGGCGGGATGACTCCAGGCGGCAGATCGAAACCTGACCATGTCGTTCCCTTAATGCCGGCGGTATGGCAACCGCATGCATCCGAGCCTGATGCGCGCCGTTCGTTCGAACGCGACGACGTCCTTATTCAAAACATGGAGGGAGTGTGCGATGGCCGAGACGACTGCCATTCTGGCCTGGACTCTTGTCGCCGAGTGCCCGATTCCGGGCGATGTCAATGACCTCCTGGTGCCCGGCGAAGAGGCGATTGCCGCGTACAAGACGTTCCGCGATACCGCGATCTTCACCAACAAGCGTCTGATCGTGCGCGACGCTCAGGGCTTCTCGGGCAAGAAGGTTGAAATCTACTCCTTGCCGTACTCTTCTATCTTGATGTGGTCATCCGAGAACAGCCACGGCCTGCTGAACTTCAACTCGGAGATCGAACTCTGGACGAAGGCGGGCCACATCAAGGTCAACCTGAGCAAGGGCATCGACATCCGCCGCTTGGATAAGCTGATCGCGGAGTCGTTGCTCTAGATTCGTCCCAGCGATCGCCCGGCCGTGAACGGCCGGGCTACAGTAGCGACGCCGGCTGAAGCCGGCTAACAGACATGAGAACAGCCTACGTCAAGCGTTCCAGATCGCGGATTACGGTGCCATTCGCGTGGTGTTCGACCTGACGGGCGATGTAGTCGATGACGGTGGGGAGGCGGCTGTTGTGGACAGTGAACGCTCCGTACTCGGACTGCCACGCGAACAACGGGTCATGCGACTCGTGCACTTTGCGTGAGCTGACGCCCTTCAGTTGACCAACGAACGTCGATACGGCAATCGTCGGCGGCAGCGTAACGGCCATATGCACATGGTCCGGCATGCCGCCGATCGCGTGGACCATCGCCCCGAGTCCGATGCCCTTGGTGCGCAAGATCTCGTAGACGGTCGGTTGCAGCGTCGGTGTGAGAAGTGGGCGCCGCTCGCTCGTGGCCCAGACCAGATGGTAGTGAAGGCTGCAATACGGCATCGCGACGTCCATCAACGACGGCTGGGTGGCGGCACAGTGGACACACTGCCATTGCCTTCGCGGCCTACTAGCCGGCTTCAGCCGGCGTCGTTATTGTAGCCCGGCCGTTCACGGCCGGGTGATCACCGGCCAGCGACCGCTCCTCCACCATCCGTCCCGTGCCCCCGACTACAGAGGCACGGCGGACGACGCCAGTGGCGTGTCAGCCCCCTATCGCCGGTCAGCCCCCGTCAGCTCCCCGATCCGCTCGTCTTGCATCCAGATCGCGTCCACAAGCTCGAACGCGACCGGTGCCAACGGCGTCCCGATCACCTCGTCGCGCCGCAACGCCCGACCCACGAGGTCGCTCTCCGCCACTGGCCGCGTGCCCGCATCGATCACCATGAACCAGGGTCCGTCGTCCATCACGCGGAACTCGAGCGCTACGGCGAACCGATCCGCATTGCTGGCATCATCGCCCCACCGCCCGACGATGAGGTCAAAGTTGGCGCCGTGCCGCTCGACCTCGCCGAGCGTCCACCGCACAAAGTACGAGGCCTCAGCCGCTTCGCCGCGCGATATCGTTCCCCATACGCTCCGCGTGGTACCCCCACAGCATTCGCACGGA
Above is a window of Candidatus Avedoeria danica DNA encoding:
- the tnpA gene encoding IS200/IS605 family transposase — encoded protein: MDVAMPYCSLHYHLVWATSERRPLLTPTLQPTVYEILRTKGIGLGAMVHAIGGMPDHVHMAVTLPPTIAVSTFVGQLKGVSSRKVHESHDPLFAWQSEYGAFTVHNSRLPTVIDYIARQVEHHANGTVIRDLERLT
- a CDS encoding PH domain-containing protein, giving the protein MAETTAILAWTLVAECPIPGDVNDLLVPGEEAIAAYKTFRDTAIFTNKRLIVRDAQGFSGKKVEIYSLPYSSILMWSSENSHGLLNFNSEIELWTKAGHIKVNLSKGIDIRRLDKLIAESLL
- a CDS encoding DUF423 domain-containing protein, giving the protein MPRTFFLLGSLSAMLAVLVGAFGAHGLRDRVSTELLATFETGARYHMYHALALIAAAWAVDRWPQAQTAQTAGWLFLGGTLVFSGSLYLLALTGQRWLGAVTPIGGLLFIAGWAMLAWAAYRGG
- a CDS encoding AAA family ATPase, translated to MTCPTCHHDNPAGARFCSMCGCALAPRCPSCGAEAAVGARFCGACGTALAGSPSPGGDAAPPSATGGPVAPAPRPPAPRTSPAAPSASAPTASAAELRQLTVLFCDLVGSTALSEQLDPEALRDVLRDYQSVAGRVVARYEGHLAKYLGDGLLAYFGYPTAHEDDAQRAVRAGLAILEGLDPLRERMLREHGAELHARIGIHTGPVVAGDMGADDAHESKAVVGRTPNLAARLQERAAHDTVIISADTFRLVQGYFETVPLGSHALKGIAEPVDLFHVRSESGARNRLEAAAAGERTPMVGREPEIGLLAGRWDAVLDGQGQAVLVVGEAGIGKSRIVQAIKEVVAADPSAWLTECFCSPYHTQSALYPVIDLFTRVIFGFGRGDDAAVRLTKIEGFIAQYGLAPEPNVPLLADLLSVGYDGRYPPLAVAPERHKQLTLQLMVDLLLRRAAVQPLLLVHEDLHWADPTTLEMLEMLVGAAADARIMLLMTSRPGHDIAVARRSEVAQLTLSRLSDGQTSRVAARISGGLELPAEVMAQIVAKTDGVPLYIEELTKMVIEAGLVVEKGGRYVAVGPIGALAIPATLQDSLVARLDRLSTEKLIAQVGATIGRDFSYDVIAAAAPCDTPTLHAGLERLVGAQLVFQRGTPPDARYVFKHALVQDAAYGSMLTGVRRQHHARIADAYIERFPEVAETQPELVAHHLTEAGDPVHAMSYWQQAGMRALARAAAREAVAHLNKALEELAKWPAGTEHTAHDLALNAALGQAYLIFEGYSSPNVERHLSIARDLCEQLGHPPVTGPVTWGLWACYLVRGDYARTRTLSDEFRAACERVGDDDGLVEAYMMSGIDRYYVGEAEGASEFFERCAEAYDPARHSGRILEYGNDSGMAGRAYHSLLLWWQGRPIEALRVCEEGLAMARAVGHPYMIGFNLTFAARLHQMRHDLPSLFAAADECIAIAVERGFPIWEGYCRIVRGWARVVQGDADEGLAELGAGVDIWRAIGARLWLPYFLGLLADACRLAGRFDDGLAAVAEAQAVAAATGERIDDARLLELRGALRVAKGGGEGDVDGGEIAAGEVDLRDALAMAQAMGAVSWGLQAARSLAGHLGATGRGGEGAAVLGAALGAYGEGGDEVDQVGGRAELGVLVGVEAG